The Acidobacteriota bacterium genome contains a region encoding:
- a CDS encoding response regulator transcription factor: MRLLLTDDHTLFRQGLKTLLEAQYDMQVVGEAQNGSEAIAKAAELRPDLVLMDIGMPGLPSFEAVRQIRKRRPETKVVFLSMYDDEDYLQQCLEAGGSGYLLKDSPAEHLIGALREVRRGGKYLSPRIVAKMVPDGVGRNPAEGFKPRLATLTPRERETVKLLAEGLSVKEIAVHLNLSTKTVEAHKFNLMRKLDIHNKAQLVRWAIQNKVINIA, from the coding sequence ATGCGTTTACTCCTCACTGATGACCACACTCTGTTCCGCCAGGGCCTGAAGACGCTGCTCGAAGCCCAGTACGACATGCAGGTGGTGGGCGAAGCCCAGAACGGCAGCGAAGCCATAGCGAAAGCCGCGGAGCTGCGGCCGGATCTGGTGCTGATGGATATCGGCATGCCCGGCTTGCCCAGCTTTGAGGCGGTGCGCCAGATTCGCAAGCGGCGTCCGGAAACCAAGGTCGTTTTTCTGAGCATGTATGACGACGAGGATTATCTGCAGCAGTGTCTGGAAGCCGGCGGTTCCGGCTATCTGCTCAAGGACAGCCCCGCGGAGCACCTGATCGGCGCCTTGCGCGAGGTGCGCCGCGGCGGGAAATATTTGAGCCCGCGCATCGTGGCCAAGATGGTGCCGGACGGCGTCGGGCGTAACCCCGCCGAGGGCTTCAAGCCGCGCCTGGCCACGCTCACCCCGCGCGAGCGCGAAACCGTCAAGCTGCTCGCCGAGGGTCTGTCGGTCAAGGAAATTGCGGTGCACCTGAACCTGAGCACCAAGACGGTGGAAGCGCACAAGTTCAATCTCATGCGCAAGCTCGACATCCACAATAAAGCGCAACTGGTGCGCTGGGCCATTCAGAACAAGGTCATCAATATCGCCTAA